DNA sequence from the Falco biarmicus isolate bFalBia1 chromosome 5, bFalBia1.pri, whole genome shotgun sequence genome:
GGAGGGTCCTCACAACTAAGACAGGACTGAGAATGCTGCTGGTAACACAGGGGTTAactgctcctcctgcagcctaGCGGGAGCTGGCCCGGCATCCTTCCCTATCCCTTTAATCGGCATCCTTCCCTATCCCTTTAATCGTATCTGATACAGATgcaaggctggggaggggagggaacaaagaagccatttaaaaaaaaaaaaaaaaaaaaggacaagaaaacgACCCCCGAGCTCCATGGCTGACGCCAAAACGGTTACACAAAGGCACCATTTCAGGGCTGAAATTTCACCGCACCAACGTGATTAAAGGATTCCATggagggtgggggaagaaggCTGAAGGCCTCAGTGCTGCAAATTAACCTTTTCTTGGTAAGGGTGGCCTACACCAGGAAGCATTTGTGTCCCTCACCATCAACCCCCTTCCCACACCTGCAAGCATCTCCACATTCCTTTTGACCTGTCATTTTGCCCAGGGACCCATTCAGCTCTTGCATTATCACCTCCAAACCCACCCTCTCCTGTGCACACCAACACAGGAAGGATGGACTGGTGCTTTTACAAGGAGCAGTAACAGAATGATATTCATGGTTGGTTATATGAGCCAAGTTCCCAGGCAGGTGGATGTAAACTGCCTTTGGGACATGGATACTCACATGCAGGCACTAACCACACATACAGCATGGAGAATGCATGCTTTATATATAAGCACAAGCCTTAACACAAACTAGTTGGAAATATTCTTCCTGGATCAGCATAAAAACTAACATAATGCAGAAACTACAAGTGAGGTGCACCTTCCCCcttcttctctttaaaaaaagaaaacaaacattctgAGCgcagtttttaataaaataattgagaAAGACTCTGCATTCTGTGTAAGAGCTCAGATCTTCCTCATACAGAGCAAGAACCTTGGAGCACACAGatcaagaaatgaaaactagGTAAACTATGTAGCGGCTGGCTAGAAGCCCCTGCAGGTTGTAATTCATCCACCCAACTACTGACTTGAGCATGTAACCTTCCTGCACATCAGAGGCCCGAGTGCAGGTACCTGAAGGGGAAAACCAGCTGATCTTTCATCACGTCACAGATTAAAAGAACTCTAGGATTTAACTACTATTGTGCCACCATAAGAACCACCAGAACATGTACAACGGAGATGGCTGGAGAGCACCCACACACCCAGGACCATCAGTTCCACTGTGTGTCAGCGAGCAGCTGTACAAGGAGCAAATGTGGCAACAACCTACAACTGCTGAGCTGGTGGGACTGCAAGTAGCAACTGCGCTTCCGGCTGGGGCAGTGCCACTGAAAGGGGATCCCCACTTCTgataagcagcagcagcagagaaacaatAGGTGATTTGATGAGAGCTGCTCTACGATACTCCTGAGAAGCCCCACAGCCAGAGAGGAAATTGGGGGTTTCCACAGCAACCTGCTCAGGGCACAAAGGCCCAACTGTCTAGGGGGAAGCAATGGAGGTGtctcagcacttctgttttaagaaGGGATGGGGTGGAGGGCTGGAGTCTTTCTGAAGCCAAAATAcctgcaaaagcatttttgtacAGCAGGAGTTTAACTGGCTATCAATCCTATAACCAGGAAGGAGCcatgctggaggaggaggaggaggaagtagTTAGGGCAGTCTTTAGCGGAGCTAAAAGGCAGGACCTTCACAGgtgaaaaaaagctgcaagaaaagCACAGCATTTGGCTCCCTAATCTTACTAATACAGCCCAcaacactgaaagaaagaacaacCAAGCTGGTAGAGAGAAGAAAGTCTGGGGGATGTAGGAGTGAGATGAAAGAGaagatgagaggaaaaaaacaaaacaaacgaCATTTAACTTAAAATGGGGAGgtttataatttatttacacaaatataaacaaaaatagaaacatcTCTCAAGAAGGAAAGAACCAAACAATGGCTGGAAGCTGATCAGTCTGTGATAATTAACTCATCCACACCCCAGTCTTCATAGCTCCCATCTGGCAGGTAACGACGGATGATTATGGGGATCTTGCGTGCTCTGAAGGGAGGACAGAGAGGTGAACAGAAATGCCACAGCCTTCGCTATACCGCTGCAGCAGGCAATGGGAACTGAGGTGAGCGTACTGAAGCCACTGAGCATCAGGTGAAACAGAGATCTGTGTAGCACCAGTTATTTGGTATTACATAGTAGAGGGAAGTCCCAACAACCTCTCTCTCTTGTAGGTGCAAAGTGCTCAGTACCCTTAGACTGGAAACAACAAAGACCTACAGAAGGCCAGCCCTCTGTTGCTACTGCAGGAATTGAGCCCTGTGATCTGAACCCACTATAAGGCAACACCAAGCATCTAACAGacatagggggaaaaaataatcaagggACTTGAACAAATCCACCTTTTGTTTGATGGAAGATTTTTCCCCACGAGACACTATGGAAGTGGCATAATTCTGAGAACCTTCACACCAAACTGGTATTTACAGAGTATTTTGCACCCTGAGAGCATCAGTTACCTTTTAAGAAGAATACATGAAATAGGAACTATTCAGGTATCaaaacccagcacagctgggatggagtaCAGCATCTGCTAACAGCGCTCCCaatcagaaagcaagaaaatgctGAACACAGTTTAACTTAACGGAAGTAGATTTAAGTCAGCAGAATGTAATCAGACAGTCTGGAATCTAACCAGGGCATCAGGTTCCAACCATATCAGACTTGAAAAGTAATACAGCTTCTTCAATGATCACATTCAGGGCCATTGTTTTTCtagcagcaaagcagctcccTCAGGCCCAGAATTACAACTGAATTTTGGCACAGCACAGGATGCCACTATACTTTGTCACACCCTGACTTACTTTCTAGAGCTCATGCTCAGTGACCAGAAGCAACTCAGAGCTTGGAGATCTGACAGGAATATGACTTAAGAAGCTTCTGGCAATGATAAAGGGAAACGTAACAGATACAAAATCTGCAAGAACAACTGGAATGCACTTGAAACTGGGGGAGCAGGACAATTCAGTTCAAGAAAAGGGATTTAATCAGTAACGGtgtccagctgctctgcttgaAGGATAGCTGCATGTGGTGTAGGTCACTGACCACACAGGCACACTGTGGGCCAGCAAGGAGCTCTGCTGTGAAAAGGTAGGTCTGTTAAGTGGTCATCCAAAAGCTGCCTCTGCTACAGTCAGAAAGGatttctttatctttctgtaAGCAGGGGAGGTATCCTCCCACAAGCACAATAAGCCAAGTGTGCAAGGGTGCAGGAAAATAACATTCTTAACAGGTTCTCCACACCACCAGCCTGacccttattttattttttgccagcACTTCATTTGAACACAGGTCTGTTCAGTTAGCTGCTTTGAATCAATTCCACTCAGGGAATTAAACTTATCCAGAAAGATGAGGACCTTGGATTTTCATCACAGAAATAAGCAATACTTGGACTCCAAAGTAAATGAGGTCAGAGCACTCCTAATCATCAGTACTTTGCATGAGCAACTCGGATGGGAGAGAGCTGCTGTGGAGAAGTCCCGAGGTGAAAAAGGGGAAGGTAATGAATGATAGCACTCACTGTTATCAAGACAAGCTTGTCTTGGGATAAGTTTCTAAATGCTGGGATGAAGAGAGGACCGCTGGCTTTATGGAAATCAATATGGTCACCACCAAAGTCTGGGACTTACTTGAGCTCCTTCATGGCTATCAGCAAGGGGTCTGTCTCTCCTTCCAGCTCCACCATCACAGGGGCACACATCCTGGGACAGAACATCAACGATCACTTGAATGAACGCACAGAGAGGGAAGAGGGACAACTAAGCATGTGCCTACTTATGTAATGTGGACAAAGGCCAGTGAAGTAGGAAGTGGGACACCACCTTCCTAATTTGGTTTGCTCTCTTACGcaattcaggaagaaaattccCCCAGGTGGTTACTGACTGAGTTTTTACTTGAATATTCTTCTTGTCCCATCATTCAGCCTGTGCTGACCAGCTGGTGTTCAACGGCTGGTCAGATCCACAACTTTCTAGTCACCCTCTGCTGTACTTAGATGTGAGGAAAAGAGTGGTCCTAAAATTAATCCAATAAAGAGGGTGGAAACACTGTAAAATGAGCACACCTCCTACAACTCCAGCACATCTGTTATGTTCTCATTTGCTCACATCTTCCAGGCTTCGTCTGGGGGAAAGCATGGTGCTGGATTTACAATACACTCTACctctaggaagaaaaaaaatcaagcgTTTTGCAGAGGGTTGCAATAGCACAGCAAATATGGAAAATGCTATCTGCCCAttagacagcagcagcaaagaaagtTCAAGTTATGTGTGGATAAGGCcactgggggctgctgctggcctaGGTTCAGCACTGAAGGCAGAATATGTAGGTGAAGCAGAACCAGGCGCCAGTGTTTTGGATTAAAGGCCTGGCACAGGCCCATCTTGTCTCCCCCATTTTTCTGGCCTTCCACCAGCTGAAAGAATGTGCACAAAATAGCTTCATGGAGTGAAGACTGTGGAAAGAACAGCTTGGCAAAGCGATGATTAAGGAAAAATCTGATAACCACCTTCTAAATGATGTAGAGGACAGGCATCATTCTGAGGGTGGATATAACCAAAATGAAGCTCAGATGTGCTTTCAGACAAATCTTGCCATAAGCATAATAACCTTGCTCATaaagcagtttttcaaaaaGTGCAGAgctttttaatatgtattattAAAACAAGTCTAGACAGGTAAATCAATGGATGAAGTTGAGAGCAGCCAGCcttaacagcattttaaaaacgGATTTAAATGTTATTACCTATTATAAATGAGGCCTTACTAttccaaatacttaaaaaaaaaaccttacagcTTGCCACAATGCAACTGCACTTAAAACAGATTTCGGGTTGGTTACTCCATTCCCAATTCCTACAGCCCTGCAGTATCAAGTGAATACGTTCTggagcatccctccctcctACATGGCTTCTACAAACCAGTTCTGACCTTTCCAGCCCACACTGGCTCCCTTATGAAAGGCAGAAACCAGAACCGGCTTGTCACATTCCTTACTCATTTTGCCTGTGACCGAGGAAAGTTCATTGCAATTGCTGAATGCTCCCATCTCTAGACATGAGTACCACAGTCTCAGCCAAGGAGTGATACAGGGACTCCACATGCAACCAAGAGCTCCATGGTCCTGTGCTTCAGTGTTGACCACGATGGTGGTCTACAAGCTCAGCAGTCATGTAACAGATTACATGAGATCcagaagtttttaaagaaagagaaaagcagcttttactgGGAAGGGAGGTAAAGCTGTGACAACACTCAGGATACAGAGTGAAATACTCACGCTATCTGGAGGGCACGAGTGCCCAGGACTCTGGCTCGCTCATATTTAGTCATGTAAGGGGTAGTGATCCGCTTCTGGTTTGCCTGCTGCCGCTCTCCAGAGGGGAGGATTTCCACATTCTCCTGTCCCTCCTGGGGGAAAGCAGAGCAACGTTAGAGCTCAGCTGCACCCACCACCGAGGCCCCGTGGCGCTGGGAGAGCCCCTGAggcctccccagcccctgcgaCCACCTTGCCCAGGCCACGGCGCAGGCCCGCAGTACCGGCAGAGCCTGCCTGGGCCGGCCGGCGCGGCGGCCCGCGGGGCACTCACCTCCTCCGCGTTCTCCAGGTCCTCCAGGCCCTCATCCTCCTCCACATCGTCGAAGTCATCCCCATCGAAGCTGCGGGAGGGTCACGCACGTcacgggccgggccgggccgggccgcgccgcccccgccacGGGCGCCCCCGACCCGACCCGACCGCCCGGGGCGAGATACGCCGCCACCTCGCCTCgcctccccttcccacccccgcCCAACCCCGCTCTCACTTGTCCTCGTTGTCAGACATGTTGCTTCCCCACTGCCTTCCGGCCCGGCGGAAGTAGGAACCACTTCCGGGTTCTCGCCGTGACGCTGCCGGAAGTGCCCCGTTGGCGCCGTTGCCGGGGCAATGCGAcgccgcgctgccccgcgcTCCGCGCCTGCGTTCCCCCCCGGGGCGTCGCTCGTCGCTATGGAGACGGCAGcgcccgcggcgggcgggcccggCGGGAGCtcggcggggggaggcggcggcgggcgcgctGCCGGGCCAGCCCGGTACAGCCCGGGGACCCGGGAGCTGCTGAGAGGTAACGGCGCAGCGGGACAGGGGCCTGGCCCGGCTGCTCGGCCTCCCCGTGCCCCGCGCTCCGCCCGAGCGCCGggacccggcccggcccgcccctgCGGCGGCTGCTGCACGGAGGagccctcccgccccccccgcgAAATGAAGCGTCCCACCGCGGCACCcccgggcgggagcggggccaccgggcgggcccggccccggcttGAGTCTCCTAAGCCGGCGTCTTCCcctttgggtttgggttgtgaGGGGGGGATGGCCCCGGGGCAGGCTCCCCGGCGCGTCCCCGCTGCTGCAGGAGCCCCCTCGGGCTGCCATCTGCACCCACACGTCATGTTTTTCAGCGATGATGGAGGAATCAAAGCTGACGTGTTTCCAGAGGCGATACCTGATGGACTGTGTGAAACGTGAGTGACAGCCTTCGCTGCCCGCTGCTGTGCTGGTGAAGAGCCTTTGCTGCTCACCTTGAGACAGGGGCGTTCGCCCATTGCCTGCTTGGACGGGCAAGGGCTTTAAAACAGCAGCACGGCTGCTGCTGACAACGCATGGATGTACGGGACAAGGTGTCCCCCAGGGTCATTCAGGGAACAAGATGTAATGGTGTGACTTGAACCAGAGTCTCGTGTCAGCGCATACCAACAACCCAGGTGAGACATCTGTGACACCCTGGGGTCTTCGCTTGCATTGCTACGGTGGATCAACAGGCAGGTCTTCTGCTGGTGGTGGCATGGGGCCATCCATCCAGGCTTCTCTCTGTCTGACTTAccattatttttggtttgttctccAGGAGGAGATACCCTGCCCCTCCAGTGCCACCCCACATCCAGCAAGGAGCCAGTGCCTGCAGCGCCTGCTTTCTCCCCGCCAGTTTGTCAGCCAAGCAAGCTTTCAGCTAAACCACATCTCCGACCTGCCAAGGTCTGCCAGGCAGGAGATGCCTACACCCGAGAGAAATTCAAGCCCCAGGCGAGGCGTAAGTCAGCAAACATttctaataaataaatgatGCTGCCggtccctctcctccccttctgtccatcccctgcctgcaatctcagcagcagcaggcattATCTTAGTTGCTCTTCATCTTCACGCTTTCTGTCTTCAAAGATGCTTTGAAAATGGATCTCTGAGGGAACATATACTGAAAGTGCTCACTGACTTCTGCCCGCTGGCTGGGAGGGTGACAGGCAATAGGGACTCACACAGTCCTTGCGTAAGAAGGGAGCTCTATGtcattttcttgtttataaACTGAAATCAGAACACTGATGTCAGTTTGGTTGGCTCTGTATGCCTGTGTGGTGCTTGCACAGTTCAGTCTGGGGATGAGCTGTCGTTAACGTAACACTTCTTCTGCGTCATTAGCAGAGAAGTAGTGTGGCCAGGCTCCTCCCTGACGAGACAggctgataattttttttccccctggcaTTCACAGGAGATTTGGAAAAGGAGAAGCAAAGACTACAAAACATCTTAGCGACAGGGAAGGATGTGGTGGAGCACAACGTGAAGCAGATGCTAGTTCAAACAAAGGAAGAGGAGATACCTGAGCCTGACCGGTTTGAAGAATGTAAGTCTTTATGTAGCCTGGAGGAAGGCAGGCGGGAAGCCTGGGAAGCTGGCTCCCTCTGAGGGCTGGTGTGGCAGGCTGTGTTGCCACAAAGCCATTTCCAAGAGAAAGGACATGCTGCTGTGACACTGTGATCCAGCCACCCCTGCAGAGCTTATACTCCAGACGTTTGCTGGCAGATTCAAGCTCTCTGGGCTGCCTACACAAAATGAACTCTGCTGGCAGGGGAATACCCTAGGGACACACAGGGTGACCTGGGCAGGAAGCCCAGGTACTGTGAGACCTTTTTCCAGCCAGCATAACTCAACATACTAGGCCACTTGCCAGTCTGACCATGGTTTgggctgttttctttcactccAAGTTCATAGCAGTTAAGCTAGCAAAGCTTGAATGTCGAGCAGAATTTTAAGCAGTGATGGACTTCGGCTTGCAGAGTATTCTGGGGTGGCAAAACCCTGCCTAATAGCTCTCTGTGCTTGAATCTTCAATGTGTATGTACACCCCAGCCTGCCCTTTGCTAGCCAAGGCAGCACAAAGATGGACAACGCTAGAATAATGTGTACAGAAGGGGTGCTTTGGTCACTGCTGCCAGTGTGGCTGGCTTCACGCATGCTTTGTATCCTCTAAAACTTGTTGCAAGCTGAGTGTTGCCCTTGACACATTTGAAATACCCATGTACGTAGTACCGTGGCAAGATTTGGACCAGCTGGCTGCACGTCTGtactgcaaagcagcagctaatGTTCTGTGCCTTTGCTGGTCCTGGGAGCGGAGATAGTTGCAGTCACTGGGTGATGCATGTCAGCTAATGAACAACAGCTTTAAGCAGGTTCTGCCTCCATCCACAGACTGGTTAAATTGCCCACAAGCAACAGAGAACTGTCTGTACAAAAACCCCTAGAAAGTTCCTGCTCCTGCAAGATGGGAAGCAGTAAGGAGATGGGCGGGGGGAACATTTCCCATTGTGTAAGGGACTGCTGAGGTATTTTGATGACACACACAAGATGAGTGTAACAGCAGATTATCACCCTTCTCCTGGCAAGACTGCTGTTTAAGCAGAGCTAGGAGATTGGTGGTTCAGATCTAgacagaaacatattttcttgccttttggcTGAATTCTGTTTCCATGGTGTTTTCTCTTATCTGTCAGTGGTGAATGAAGTTCAGGAGAGGAGGGAATTCCTGGCAGACATGGAAGCTCTAGGACAGGGCAAGAAGTATCAAACGATTGTCCTCACTGAAATCTCACAGGTACGCAAGGGCAGCACTGGCTGTACAGTACATGGAGGGAACCCCTAGTGTCAGAGCCCTTAAAGCAGGGTCTTCTCTGATACCCGAGCGGGGAAGGGGGCAGAGAACTCTTTCCCTTCATGGCATAGGACAGGTGTGAATTTGGGGAATGGGGATAGACGTTTTCAGCCTTTGTTTCCATCTCTACCTGTAATTAATTGGGAAAATAGAACCTTTGTTCTTGAAAttggcaaaagaagaaaaaaaaaagctgccaacTTTCTCCCTGCTTAGCCCTTCCCCTTTGTACTTTGCAGAAAATGCGTGAGATGGAGATCATTGACAAGAAGAGAAGTGAGGAAATGAGAGAGATCATGGCAAAAGACTTCCCTGGTGGGAAAAAATCTGATCCCTACAACTAGGCCAAGGGAAAAACACAAGTGCAATTTGTTCCCACCTCTTCTTCCTAGACTGTTGGCATTTGAATCTCAAGGGCTGGTCTGTGCCTGCGCCTGGAGTAGGGTAGCACCACCTGTTGCCTAAAACCAGAAGGCAGGAGCAGTTTGTGCATAACTGGTGACACAAGAAAGCTGTTCTAAAATCCTGCCCATGCACTGGATCCCTTCTTGCTCAATGATATTGAAGAGCGGAAAACACACAGCAGCGAGTACCAAAACATGACAAAGCAGAGCCTCCTTATGCCTATGCAATACCTCAGAGCACAGCAACCCATCAATAAAAACATCACTCCTTTCCATCCACCAGAGGTGCAGGTTTCTCATGGCAGCACGATGCTAATGTGCACGTTGCCACCCACATCTGTGGCCCACTCCTGTCCCCGAAACTCTGGGAATGGCTGTACTGGCAAACAGCATGGAGGAAgatgcagctgcacagccttGCACAAACACAAGCCTCTGGCATTGCTGCAGGTCGGCATGATCGTGCGCATCAGTAAACTTCTTGGGTGGCAGCTGAACTGGGCAGACACTGAGGGACAGCTGtgctgaggagggagaggggattTCAGCCCAGTGCCCGCTGCTTTTTGCTGTGggcttgctgtgcttttttgaTGCCTGAAAGCACAGTATGCAGAATAGCCATCAGCTTCCCACAGAGCCTGGATGTGGCTGTTTGCTTACTTCATACATACTCCCACCTCTGTCTGCCAGCCGGCTGAAGCGTGACGTCCCACTATTCCTGCACAAATCACAGCATAAAGTCTGCCTCCCAATTTCCTTAAGATCCCATCACCTGCTTCTTAGCAATACTCGTCAGCCACTCCCCAAAGCTAGGCAGCACACCCTGTCCCCAGGACAGCACAAGTACACAAAGGAATCAGAAATCTAAGCCACGATTGTTTTTTAGATccaatgtttcttttatttctgttcaggtGAATGGAAGTCATGGAGTTAGTACGGTGTAATTTACAAATCAAACTTCTGACCAGGCACAGGGCCAAGGGGGTGTCAGGCTGCAGCAATCCCGATGGCCTTTGGCAACAGCAACGTGACAGCAGGCTCTAAAGCGGATTTGTTTTTCCTCGGAGAAGAGTTGTGCCTTGGGATCTCCCCTCCCCTACCACTGCTCCTCATCAGCCTGCTGGGGTATGGCAAGAGTGAGACGGCATCACCAGAACAGGGCCGGGCTTGCCACCTCCCGGCCACGGGGGCCACACTGGGATTGAGGAGGGGCTTGGGTCCCTCAGGTTTTGGGAAATGAGAATCCCTTTCCGGAAACACCATGCCAGCCACCTTGCAAGGCACTGCTCCGAGAGCATTTTGGCTAAAGCCTGTTAGGTTTTTAGAAGGGACTGCAGCAGATTGCTCGGGGCTGGTTATGTCTAATTTGCTGATGAGGAGGCATGACAAACAGCTGACCAACCAAACACCCATGAAACACTAATTCAGACTGATCCAACAATTCAATAAATAACTCCTCACCTTGGAGGATAaggcaggaaacaaaaatggaaggaagaagggatgcTTGGAAGAACACCACTCCCCCATTCCCTCCTCCAATGTACACACATGAACACACACATGACAAATAAAATAAGGGGTTTAAAAAGTTTTTAGGGTGGGTTTGAATTAATCTAGTAAAGGAGGTGTAAAAAATAACCAGCCAACCCCTGCACACTTTTAAAGTATACACAGACGAAGCTGGGTGAAGGTCAGTTGTGACTGTGCCGCCCTCCCCAGCCGCTCAAGGGTGGCACTGGTGAGCAGGGGCACAAGCTTAGTGCCCCTTGCCAGCACTGAGTCAAGTCTTGAGTTTTTCTGCCCTTGCCTGGAAAACGaacgttcctccctccctgTGAAGGCAGCAGTCAGTGGTGTTTAGCAGCAGTGGGGGTAAGATGTCCTGAGTAAGGTGCATAAGCTACATCCTAGCAGCTGTACGCAGTCCCCTTTGGGTCCTCTCAGCCCTGTTGCAGAGCCCGCCCAGCCCTGGCGCTCAAGGGAGGGGACAGCTCAAAATAAATAGGGCACCAGTTATTTTTTTGGCTAC
Encoded proteins:
- the POLR2F gene encoding DNA-directed RNA polymerases I, II, and III subunit RPABC2 encodes the protein MSDNEDNFDGDDFDDVEEDEGLEDLENAEEEGQENVEILPSGERQQANQKRITTPYMTKYERARVLGTRALQIAMCAPVMVELEGETDPLLIAMKELKARKIPIIIRRYLPDGSYEDWGVDELIITD
- the C5H22orf23 gene encoding UPF0193 protein EVG1, giving the protein MRRRAAPRSAPAFPPGASLVAMETAAPAAGGPGGSSAGGGGGGRAAGPARYSPGTRELLRAMMEESKLTCFQRRYLMDCVKRGDTLPLQCHPTSSKEPVPAAPAFSPPVCQPSKLSAKPHLRPAKVCQAGDAYTREKFKPQARRDLEKEKQRLQNILATGKDVVEHNVKQMLVQTKEEEIPEPDRFEELVNEVQERREFLADMEALGQGKKYQTIVLTEISQKMREMEIIDKKRSEEMREIMAKDFPGGKKSDPYN